TCACTGGCGTGGTTTGCGCTAAATCAACTAACACTAAGTCGGCATAGTAGCCTTCGCGGATATAGCCACGACCGTCAATGGCATAACGAATCGCGACATTGTGCGCCGTTTTTTCAACGACTTGCTCTAGGGTTAAACGCTGATGCTGAACATGATCAAGCATGGTAAGCAGTGCGTGCTGAACCAAGGGTAATCCGGCTGGCGCTTGCTCATAAGGCACGTTCTTTTCTTCAAGTGTATGCGGCGCATGATCGGTGGCGACAACATCAATTTGCCCTGTGTGCAATGCTTTACGCAGCGCGTCACGGTCGCTTTGGTATTTAATTGCAGGGTTACATTTAATGCGGTTTCCTAGCTGGGCGTAATCGTCAGCGCTAAACCATAAATGGTGCACACAAGCTTCGGCAGTAATTGACTTACCCGAAACAGGGCCTGCTTCAAATAGGTCTAGTTCTTTGGCTGTGGTGATGTGCAGCACATGCAATTGACTGTTGTGTTTTTTAGCTAGGTTTACCGCATAGCTAGACGATGCATAACAAGATTCATCGTCACGCAGTTTTGGGTGATCTTCTATCGTCAGCGGTGACTGGTCTTGCTTAAGCTTTTGCTGGTTTTCGGCAATAACAGCGCCATTTTCACAGTGGGTCACAATCAATACAGGTGAATGCTCAAAAATCGCCTCAAGCGCTTGTGGATGCTCAACCAGTAAATCGCCAGTTGATGCCCCCATAAATACCTTTACGCCGCAGTGACGCTTAGGGTTAAGTTGTTTAATTTGCTCAAGGTTGTCTTCGGTAGCACCAAGATAAAACGAGTAGTTGGCAGCAGAGTTTGCAGCAGCGATGTCAAACTTGCTTTCAAGCGCATCGATGGTGGTGGTTGATGGGCTAACATTTGGCATTTCCATATAGCTAGTAATTCCGCCAGCCACCGCTGCACGAGACTCTGTGGCAATACTGCCTTTATGAGTTAGGCCTGGCTCACGAAAATGCACTTGATCATCAATCATACCCGGCAATAAATATTTGCCAGACGCATCAATGAGTGTATCGCCAGGCTTTGCGTCAATATTTGGTGCAATTTCGGCGATTTTACCTGCTTTTATATATACATCTTGCTGAGTAATGCTGCCTTCGTTAACGATACTGGCACTTTTAATCAGTGTGGAGGTGATCAATGTGGCTGTCATGGTTTGCACTCTTTATTGATGAGGTGTGTTGTAAACCTAATTGCAAACTCGAGTAGATCTTATTGAGTATTTGCCGCACTAGGTTCACAATAACGATTACCGACTAGTGAATAGCGGTTTATTACAGATTAATATAGATATGATACAACATATCATTTTAACCTCAAGCGGATCAGGATGCATAAACCGCTAAGCTGAAAATAATTGAGATAAATTAAGCGTATATAAATACTGACAGTTCACACTAATCGTTCGTGACTCACGGTGTCGATTGACATCATTTGGGCACAAACATTACTGTCGTGTATTAGCAATAACAACGATATCGCCGAATAATAAAGATTGACCTTAAAGAGAGTGCTTATGAATTTTAAAGTCCCTACACTTGTTGCTGCAATGATTTGCGCACCTACTGCATTTGCTGCTGATAAGCACGTACACGACCAAGGTGAAGTTTTTATCATCAATGAAGGCAAGCAGTGGAATGTGCAGTTTAATATTCCTGCCATTAACGCATTTGGTTTCGAGCACCGCGCTGAAGATAAACAGCAACAAGCAGCTGTGACTAAGTTTGCCAAACTGGTTCAAACCGCAAATGATGTGGTCAGCCTAAATGCTAGCTGCAAGCTCGTGTCAGCGACAGATAATGTGGAAAAACAATTTGCTTTAGCTGCACATGCTCACGATAAACATGATGACAAGCACGAGCATCATGACCACGATAAGCATGACCATGACAAACACGAGCACCATGATCACGATAAGCATGATCACGATAAGCATGACCATGACAAACACGAGCACCATGACCACGATAAGCATGATCATGACAAGCACGAGCATCATGACCACGATAAGCATGATCATGACAAACACGAGCATCATGACCACGATAAGCATGACGAACATAATCATGCCGATGCAGAGTTTAGCTATGTATTTGAGTGTGATAAGTCAGTTACGTCAGCAGAATTTAACTTGTTTAAGTCATTGCCAACATTAACTCTGCTAGAAGCGCAGTGGATTGTGGGAAGTGCCCAAGGAGCGAAACCATTAACTCCTCAGGCAAGTTCGATTAGCTTTAAATAGCGTTAACGCGGATAACCTTGATCAGGCTATAGGGACGACCATCGCGCATCCCTGTAGCCAGCATTTCAATATTGTGCGCACCTTTAGCCTCAGCGAGAAATGATAAAATCAATTCGCCCTCAGCGCCTTCAAGCGACACTGTAGGCTCTGACTCAATCACCAATTGAGCACCTGATTTAATCTCTAACGCCATGTCTTTATAAAAACGCGGCACACGGTATTGAATTGGGATTTCGCCATGCTCACCGGCAGACACAGTGACAACATCTTCGTGCTTTAGCTTGAACCTTGGTACAGGTCTAAAGTTGCCAGGGCCTGGACCATGCTGCGCACCAATTGCACCAAACATTGGGCCTGAATGATACTGGCAAGCTTGAGCTTGCTGCACTCCTTGCGCACTAAAAAGCCCAAGGGCAACGCCTACAGCCAGCAGTGATTTTACAGTTTTCATTGTTGGACCTCCGGTTCCACATAAGGAACGATAGTATCAACATCAAGTTGATATGCTGCACTTCC
This DNA window, taken from Shewanella maritima, encodes the following:
- a CDS encoding ZrgA family zinc uptake protein; this encodes MNFKVPTLVAAMICAPTAFAADKHVHDQGEVFIINEGKQWNVQFNIPAINAFGFEHRAEDKQQQAAVTKFAKLVQTANDVVSLNASCKLVSATDNVEKQFALAAHAHDKHDDKHEHHDHDKHDHDKHEHHDHDKHDHDKHDHDKHEHHDHDKHDHDKHEHHDHDKHDHDKHEHHDHDKHDEHNHADAEFSYVFECDKSVTSAEFNLFKSLPTLTLLEAQWIVGSAQGAKPLTPQASSISFK
- a CDS encoding dihydroorotase produces the protein MTSTLIKSASIVNEGSITQQDVYIKAGKIAEIAPNIDAKPGDTLIDASGKYLLPGMIDDQVHFREPGLTHKGSIATESRAAVAGGITSYMEMPNVSPSTTTIDALESKFDIAAANSAANYSFYLGATEDNLEQIKQLNPKRHCGVKVFMGASTGDLLVEHPQALEAIFEHSPVLIVTHCENGAVIAENQQKLKQDQSPLTIEDHPKLRDDESCYASSSYAVNLAKKHNSQLHVLHITTAKELDLFEAGPVSGKSITAEACVHHLWFSADDYAQLGNRIKCNPAIKYQSDRDALRKALHTGQIDVVATDHAPHTLEEKNVPYEQAPAGLPLVQHALLTMLDHVQHQRLTLEQVVEKTAHNVAIRYAIDGRGYIREGYYADLVLVDLAQTTPVTDENCLYHCNWTPFAGHEFTSRIAGTWVNGQQVFDGDKLIEAPNAAMALAFER